One segment of Nostoc piscinale CENA21 DNA contains the following:
- a CDS encoding TonB-dependent receptor plug domain-containing protein, with product MINLPAEAIDTEIQQQADTELAPVTLTISDLQDIDLPITRAELLTQETSNENDIEFKQETPPEAETQPADNADISTEVIGEQDTFSGSTPVYVIEKEEIQKQGATSVADVLKRLPGFAINDVGHGADIHTGTYYRGASINQSVFLINGRPINNNINTYHGTTDLNSIPVESIERVELSSGVASTLYGSSAFGGVVNIITKEGYGKPKLTGSIEYGSLSLNNQQTSFSGSVGAARYNFSFERFFTDNRYRVPVGAANRDAQGFLFNADTATSTYFGNIGIDLNARNTLNLDVTALSSRRGLVYFGFPLQRDRLDHDGLNIGLSWKARLGNGDRSNLSTTIGYNQNYFSTYGPTGNFYRTGALDTQQFSARVDHEWQLGQSNKLRWGLDLKNTNLNGDVLSTSPLRIANNETENRDLLNTALFAVNSWNISKNFQLDLGLRQNFDTEFGNYLNPSVGLRYALTPTLAMRGSWAGGQRNPGLDQLYVYDTVHGWEPNPDLEPETGSSWTAGVDVKFTDNLTGQFTYFGSSIDNRLGVVAGRWANIGLVDTNGLEAALQLRLNSGWSTFLNYTYTDAQIKTGTERGLQLGLIPYSLLQAGVGYQNSGWQANLYMTYNSGARRALFNRTGDQITDFAPSYFNLDFSGRIPVAGNLGLTVYLENLLGEQYERVNRIYSPGFTFRLGLSSSL from the coding sequence CTGATAAATCTACCTGCTGAAGCCATTGATACTGAAATTCAACAGCAAGCTGACACAGAATTAGCTCCAGTAACTTTAACTATTTCTGACTTACAAGACATTGATTTACCGATTACTCGTGCTGAATTATTAACTCAAGAAACGAGTAATGAGAATGATATAGAATTTAAACAAGAAACTCCGCCAGAAGCAGAAACCCAACCTGCTGATAATGCAGATATTTCTACAGAAGTCATTGGAGAACAAGATACTTTCTCTGGCTCTACACCTGTTTATGTAATTGAAAAAGAAGAAATTCAAAAACAAGGTGCTACTAGCGTTGCAGATGTTTTAAAAAGATTACCTGGGTTTGCGATTAATGATGTAGGTCATGGCGCAGATATTCATACAGGCACATATTATCGAGGTGCTTCGATTAATCAGTCTGTATTTTTAATAAATGGCAGACCGATTAATAATAATATCAACACTTATCACGGCACAACCGATTTAAATAGTATTCCTGTCGAATCCATCGAACGAGTCGAATTATCTAGTGGTGTCGCGTCTACTTTGTATGGTTCCTCAGCTTTTGGTGGAGTGGTGAATATTATCACCAAAGAAGGTTATGGTAAACCTAAACTAACTGGTAGTATAGAATATGGCTCTTTAAGCTTAAATAATCAACAAACTAGTTTTAGTGGTTCTGTTGGGGCGGCGAGATATAATTTCAGCTTTGAAAGATTTTTTACAGATAACCGTTATCGTGTGCCTGTAGGTGCAGCTAATAGAGATGCTCAAGGTTTCTTATTCAATGCAGATACAGCGACAAGTACTTATTTTGGTAACATCGGCATAGATTTAAATGCACGCAATACCTTAAATTTAGATGTAACTGCTTTGAGTAGCCGCCGAGGTTTAGTTTATTTTGGTTTCCCGCTACAAAGAGACCGTTTAGACCATGATGGCTTGAATATTGGTTTATCTTGGAAAGCTCGGTTAGGAAATGGCGATCGCTCTAATTTAAGCACTACCATTGGTTACAATCAAAACTATTTCAGCACCTACGGGCCAACAGGTAACTTTTATCGGACAGGGGCTTTAGATACACAACAGTTTTCTGCCAGAGTAGACCATGAGTGGCAATTAGGCCAAAGCAATAAATTACGCTGGGGATTAGATTTAAAAAATACTAACTTAAACGGTGATGTTTTAAGTACCAGCCCTCTGCGTATTGCTAATAATGAAACCGAAAACCGAGATTTATTAAACACAGCTTTATTTGCTGTCAATAGTTGGAATATCAGCAAAAATTTTCAACTCGATTTAGGACTCAGACAAAACTTTGATACAGAATTTGGTAACTATCTTAATCCGAGCGTCGGCTTGCGTTATGCCCTCACCCCCACACTTGCAATGCGGGGAAGTTGGGCTGGCGGACAACGCAACCCCGGACTAGACCAGTTATATGTTTATGACACAGTGCATGGTTGGGAACCAAACCCTGATTTAGAACCCGAAACAGGTTCGAGTTGGACTGCGGGAGTAGATGTCAAATTCACAGACAATTTAACTGGACAGTTTACTTATTTCGGCAGCAGTATCGATAATCGTCTAGGTGTTGTAGCTGGACGCTGGGCAAATATTGGACTAGTAGATACCAACGGTTTAGAAGCAGCCTTACAACTCAGACTCAATTCTGGCTGGTCAACTTTTCTCAACTACACCTACACAGATGCTCAAATTAAAACAGGTACAGAAAGAGGCTTGCAGTTGGGTTTGATTCCCTATTCTTTACTACAAGCTGGTGTTGGGTATCAAAATTCTGGTTGGCAAGCTAATTTATATATGACCTACAACAGTGGTGCAAGACGAGCCTTGTTTAATAGAACCGGCGACCAAATTACAGATTTTGCCCCATCCTATTTCAACTTAGATTTTAGTGGTCGCATCCCTGTAGCTGGCAATTTAGGATTAACAGTTTACTTAGAAAACTTACTGGGTGAGCAATACGAGCGAGTAAATCGCATTTATAGCCCTGGATTTACCTTTCGTTTGGGGTTAAGCTCAAGTTTATAG
- a CDS encoding tetratricopeptide repeat protein, with product MPRTEKNAVAYSNRCLAYLHLQDYHQAIADCTQAINFSPNNVEAYLNRGLAHYRQGNYLSAIDDDNLAIAHKPQDFRAYYNRGVAHNAIGDHTSAITDFNLAITQIPPVANIFFADIYNDRGLAHFQLHNLDAAMQDFNLAIRFNADDYRAYFNLGCVCGRNGDNTAAVNHFSEVIRLDPSNGQAYLNRAIAQYYLGYNQRAIADLNKASEYFEQQNQKIAYEKTKDLLHRLQQEVQLAIQIG from the coding sequence TTGCCCAGAACAGAAAAAAATGCTGTAGCCTATAGTAATCGTTGTTTGGCTTATCTTCATTTACAAGATTACCATCAAGCGATCGCTGATTGTACACAAGCAATAAATTTTTCCCCAAATAATGTGGAAGCTTATCTGAATCGGGGACTAGCCCATTACAGACAAGGTAATTATCTCAGTGCGATTGACGATGATAATTTAGCCATCGCACATAAACCCCAAGATTTTCGCGCCTACTATAATCGTGGTGTAGCGCATAACGCAATTGGTGATCACACCTCTGCAATCACCGATTTTAATTTGGCAATAACACAAATTCCACCAGTAGCCAATATATTCTTTGCAGATATTTACAACGATAGAGGTTTAGCGCATTTTCAGTTGCATAACTTAGATGCCGCAATGCAAGACTTTAACTTAGCGATTCGCTTCAACGCAGATGATTACCGAGCTTATTTTAACCTTGGTTGTGTCTGTGGTCGTAACGGAGACAACACCGCCGCCGTCAATCATTTTTCGGAAGTGATTAGATTAGATCCGAGTAATGGTCAAGCTTATTTGAATCGCGCCATAGCTCAGTATTATCTGGGGTATAATCAAAGAGCGATCGCAGATTTAAATAAAGCATCTGAGTACTTTGAACAGCAAAACCAAAAAATTGCCTACGAGAAAACCAAAGATTTACTCCATCGTTTGCAGCAAGAAGTTCAACTTGCAATCCAAATAGGTTAG
- a CDS encoding tetratricopeptide repeat protein, translating into MTNFWRFLFSLLVVFSLTFASQFLFPSTSLAQIVPSESVDFGVLQMQQDNYEAAIVHFNQAIAQNRKKCCSL; encoded by the coding sequence ATGACTAATTTTTGGCGGTTTTTATTCAGTTTGCTAGTTGTGTTTTCTTTGACTTTTGCTAGTCAGTTTTTATTTCCCTCAACATCCCTCGCTCAAATTGTCCCTAGCGAGTCTGTGGATTTTGGTGTGTTGCAGATGCAGCAAGACAACTATGAAGCAGCTATAGTTCACTTTAATCAAGCAATTGCCCAGAACAGAAAAAAATGCTGTAGCCTATAG
- the petJ gene encoding cytochrome c6 PetJ, translated as MKKVISVLLLGIAIFTFAFSTPALAADTDNGAKVFSANCASCHAGGKNLVNAAKTLKKDDLEKYGMYSAEAIITQVTKGKNAMPAFQGRLKPNQIEDVAAYVLAQADKSWK; from the coding sequence ATGAAAAAAGTTATTTCCGTTTTGCTGTTAGGCATTGCCATCTTCACTTTTGCCTTCAGCACCCCAGCTTTAGCAGCTGACACCGACAACGGAGCTAAAGTATTTAGTGCTAATTGTGCTTCTTGTCATGCAGGCGGTAAAAATTTAGTTAACGCTGCCAAGACCTTGAAAAAAGACGATTTAGAAAAGTATGGTATGTACTCAGCAGAAGCCATTATCACTCAAGTCACCAAGGGTAAAAATGCCATGCCTGCTTTTCAAGGTCGTCTAAAACCTAATCAAATTGAAGATGTTGCTGCTTACGTATTAGCACAAGCAGACAAAAGCTGGAAGTAG
- a CDS encoding ABC transporter ATP-binding protein, whose product MKGLSTKSLSLAYDGTPIIRDLNLTIPSGKISALVGANGCGKSTLLRGLARLLKPYGGKVYLDGQSIFNLSTKEVAQQLGILPQNPLAPEGLTVKDLVGQGRYPYQNWLQQWSEKDEKIVQQALEITNLLNLANRALDTLSGGQRQRAWIAMALAQDTDILLLDEPTTFLDLAHQIEVLDLLYELNQHQGRTIVMVLHDLNQACRYADYLVAVKQGRIFTAGEPQNVMTEEMVQEVFGLECRIVPDPIIGTPLCVPIGRKGMILSPGS is encoded by the coding sequence ATGAAAGGCTTATCAACGAAAAGTTTATCTTTGGCTTATGATGGTACGCCAATTATTCGTGACCTAAATTTGACAATTCCCAGCGGCAAAATTAGTGCTTTAGTTGGTGCAAATGGTTGTGGTAAATCCACCTTATTAAGAGGTTTAGCCAGACTTCTAAAACCTTATGGTGGTAAAGTTTATCTTGATGGTCAATCTATTTTTAATCTTTCTACTAAAGAAGTAGCCCAACAATTGGGAATCTTGCCGCAAAATCCCTTAGCGCCTGAAGGGCTAACTGTCAAAGATTTGGTAGGACAAGGACGTTATCCTTATCAAAACTGGCTACAACAATGGTCAGAAAAAGATGAAAAAATTGTCCAACAAGCACTCGAAATTACAAATTTATTAAATTTAGCCAATCGAGCCTTAGACACTTTATCGGGCGGACAAAGACAACGTGCTTGGATTGCAATGGCCTTGGCACAAGATACAGATATTTTACTACTAGATGAACCTACTACTTTTTTAGATTTAGCACATCAAATAGAAGTCTTAGATTTGTTATATGAATTGAACCAGCATCAAGGAAGAACTATTGTAATGGTGCTGCATGATTTAAATCAAGCTTGTCGTTATGCAGATTATTTAGTGGCTGTCAAGCAAGGAAGAATTTTTACGGCTGGAGAACCACAAAATGTTATGACAGAGGAGATGGTACAAGAAGTATTTGGCTTAGAATGTCGGATTGTGCCTGACCCAATTATCGGAACACCACTGTGTGTTCCTATTGGGCGTAAGGGTATGATCTTAAGTCCTGGTAGTTAG
- a CDS encoding FecCD family ABC transporter permease, whose product MKLDWLVFRSETISLRIDRRVPPMLLCLAVAVVVAMVMNLGQGEYPISPLDIVKTVLGIDTGNPDHAFVIDNLRLPRTLVAVMVGMALGVAGTIFQGITRNPLADPSIIGINAGAGLAAVAIIVLLPTAPIYALPLSAFGGALLMAGLIYSLAWNNGSSPVLFILMGVGLSAIASAFTSLMITFGNIYSVSDALVWLAGSVYGRTWEQVFSFLPWLIVFVPMALILARHLNALNLGDDVAKGLGTRVEWQRGLLVLVGVALAGAAVATAGMIGFVGLIAPHIGRQLVGTNHQGLIPISTLLGGMLVVIADFLGRTMFAPIEIPCGIVTAAVGAPYFLYLLIRNRKK is encoded by the coding sequence ATGAAATTGGATTGGCTTGTATTCCGTTCTGAAACGATATCTTTGCGGATTGACCGCCGTGTGCCACCAATGCTGTTATGTTTGGCAGTGGCGGTTGTGGTGGCGATGGTGATGAATTTAGGACAAGGTGAATATCCGATTTCTCCCTTAGATATCGTCAAAACTGTATTGGGTATAGATACAGGCAACCCAGATCATGCTTTTGTGATTGATAATCTGCGTCTACCCCGTACCTTAGTAGCTGTCATGGTGGGAATGGCACTGGGGGTTGCTGGGACTATCTTTCAAGGCATCACACGCAACCCATTAGCTGACCCCAGTATTATTGGGATTAATGCAGGCGCAGGTCTAGCGGCAGTTGCAATAATTGTACTCTTACCAACAGCACCCATTTACGCCTTGCCCTTATCAGCCTTTGGCGGTGCTTTATTAATGGCTGGGTTAATTTACTCTTTAGCTTGGAACAATGGTAGTTCCCCCGTTTTGTTTATTTTAATGGGCGTGGGGTTGTCGGCGATCGCCAGCGCATTCACCAGCTTAATGATTACCTTTGGCAATATTTATAGCGTCAGTGATGCCTTGGTGTGGTTAGCGGGTAGTGTTTACGGACGCACATGGGAACAAGTCTTTTCCTTCTTACCTTGGTTAATCGTTTTTGTCCCAATGGCGTTGATCCTAGCCAGACATTTGAACGCCTTAAATTTGGGGGATGATGTCGCCAAAGGTTTAGGAACTCGTGTGGAATGGCAACGGGGTTTACTGGTGTTAGTTGGTGTTGCCTTAGCTGGTGCAGCAGTCGCCACAGCAGGAATGATTGGTTTTGTAGGATTAATTGCACCCCATATCGGCAGACAGTTAGTAGGTACAAATCATCAAGGCTTGATTCCTATCTCGACATTGTTGGGAGGAATGTTAGTTGTAATAGCAGACTTTCTAGGAAGAACTATGTTTGCACCTATTGAAATTCCTTGTGGCATTGTGACGGCTGCCGTCGGTGCGCCTTATTTCCTCTATTTGTTAATTCGGAATCGGAAGAAATAG
- a CDS encoding FecCD family ABC transporter permease: MTKATTASPINWHKPKISPFLGLILGILILLVCLVFSVTLGAAEIPINKILASFIIFDGSYEHLVIQTVRLPRSLIALLVGSALAVAGALMQGLTRNPLADPGILGIESGAALAVVATTFVFGSSSLNVLTLVAFLGAGVTAMLVYLIGSLGKGGATPLNLTIAGAAITALISSVMTAMLIVSQRTLEEIRFWLAGSLAGRDINILLSALPFVVIGLVVAFALGRQITTMSLGEDVAKGLGQQTGWVKITTAISVVLLAGSSVSLAGPVGFIGLIVPHIVRFFIKADYCWILPYSAVLGATLLLIADIAARVLLKPQEIPVGVMTALVGAPFFVYLAKSKVRK; the protein is encoded by the coding sequence ATGACAAAAGCAACCACAGCATCACCAATAAACTGGCATAAACCCAAAATATCGCCATTCTTGGGGCTGATTCTGGGCATACTGATTCTGCTGGTTTGCTTGGTGTTTAGTGTTACTTTAGGTGCGGCAGAAATACCAATAAATAAGATTTTGGCATCCTTCATCATCTTTGATGGTTCTTATGAACATTTAGTCATTCAGACAGTGAGATTACCGCGATCGCTCATCGCGTTGCTGGTAGGATCAGCATTGGCAGTTGCGGGCGCATTAATGCAAGGTTTGACACGCAACCCCTTAGCAGATCCCGGAATTTTGGGTATTGAGTCAGGAGCCGCATTAGCTGTAGTCGCCACAACCTTTGTCTTTGGTAGCTCTTCCTTAAATGTTTTAACACTCGTAGCTTTTTTAGGTGCAGGAGTGACAGCAATGTTAGTCTACCTGATTGGTTCCTTGGGCAAAGGCGGAGCCACCCCACTGAATCTCACCATTGCAGGCGCAGCAATCACCGCCCTGATTTCTTCCGTGATGACGGCGATGCTCATAGTTAGCCAAAGAACCTTAGAAGAAATTCGATTTTGGTTAGCTGGTTCACTAGCTGGTCGCGATATCAATATATTATTGTCAGCATTACCTTTTGTCGTGATTGGCTTAGTAGTAGCTTTTGCCCTGGGTAGACAAATTACCACCATGAGTCTAGGTGAAGATGTGGCTAAAGGCTTGGGTCAACAGACGGGTTGGGTAAAAATTACGACTGCCATCAGCGTAGTCTTACTGGCGGGAAGTTCTGTATCTTTAGCTGGGCCAGTTGGCTTTATTGGCTTAATTGTTCCCCATATTGTGCGGTTTTTTATCAAAGCTGATTACTGTTGGATTTTGCCTTATTCCGCAGTCTTGGGTGCAACTTTACTGTTAATTGCAGATATCGCGGCGCGTGTCTTACTCAAACCCCAAGAAATACCAGTAGGAGTTATGACAGCCTTGGTTGGCGCACCCTTTTTTGTCTACTTGGCTAAATCGAAGGTAAGAAAATGA
- a CDS encoding HEAT repeat domain-containing protein, with protein MLSKTIEKYLKLFKDSSTPTESSRLLKEMKKELEISPPSVSEVIQELEKYASNPDYPVASLVMMAAWSNLSKDYTPILCQILNDESNNGLHESVIELLDGLRDERAIPALSKALTYRWSYDEWLNVPRKSLLALAEIGTPEAKKIIESAAQSPEELISEDANLILENW; from the coding sequence ATGCTAAGTAAAACGATTGAAAAATATCTGAAATTATTCAAGGATTCTTCAACACCCACTGAATCATCAAGACTTTTAAAGGAGATGAAAAAGGAATTGGAGATATCACCTCCTTCAGTTAGCGAAGTAATTCAGGAGTTGGAAAAATATGCTTCAAATCCAGATTATCCTGTGGCTTCGTTGGTCATGATGGCAGCATGGAGTAACCTATCAAAAGATTACACACCTATACTTTGTCAAATCCTCAATGATGAGAGTAATAATGGTCTTCATGAATCAGTTATTGAACTTTTAGATGGATTGCGTGATGAAAGAGCAATTCCTGCATTATCCAAGGCATTGACATACCGATGGTCTTATGATGAATGGCTCAATGTGCCAAGAAAGTCTCTCCTAGCATTAGCAGAAATCGGAACTCCTGAAGCGAAGAAGATTATAGAGTCAGCGGCTCAATCCCCTGAAGAGCTAATTAGCGAAGATGCAAATTTGATATTAGAAAATTGGTAA
- the ahcY gene encoding adenosylhomocysteinase yields MTATSPRLKHEVKDLALAPLGRQRIEWAGREMPVLRQIRDRFAQEKPFAGLRLVACAHVTTETAHLAIALKAGGADAVLIASNPLSTQDDVAASLVVDHEIPVFAIKGEDSETYNRHVQIALDHRPNIIIDDGSDVVATLVQQRQHQIADLIGTTEETTTGIVRLRAMFKDGVLTFPAVNVNDADTKHFFDNRYGTGQSTLDGIIRATNILLAGKTIVVAGYGWCGKGTALRARGLGANVIVTEIDPIKAIEAVMDGFRVLPMAEAAPQGDLFITVTGNKHVIRGEHFDVMKDGAIVCNSGHFDIELDLKYLASQAEEIKLVRPFTEQYKLKSGKSVIVLGEGRLVNLAAAEGHPSAVMDMSFANQALACEYLVKNQGKLEPGLHSIPAEVDQEIARLKLQAIGISIDSLTPDQIEYINSWTSGT; encoded by the coding sequence ATGACCGCAACTTCTCCCCGATTAAAGCACGAGGTTAAAGACCTCGCCCTCGCTCCCTTGGGAAGACAGCGTATTGAATGGGCTGGACGGGAAATGCCAGTTTTACGGCAAATCCGCGATCGCTTTGCCCAAGAAAAACCTTTTGCTGGCCTGCGTCTTGTGGCTTGCGCCCACGTCACCACCGAAACAGCACATCTAGCCATTGCACTCAAAGCTGGCGGTGCAGATGCAGTTTTAATTGCAAGTAACCCCTTATCAACTCAAGATGACGTAGCTGCTAGTCTCGTTGTTGATCATGAAATTCCCGTTTTTGCAATCAAAGGCGAAGACAGCGAAACCTATAACCGCCACGTTCAAATTGCTTTAGACCACCGTCCTAACATTATTATTGATGATGGTAGTGATGTGGTAGCTACCTTAGTTCAGCAGCGTCAACATCAAATTGCTGATTTAATTGGGACTACCGAAGAAACTACAACGGGAATTGTGCGCTTACGGGCGATGTTCAAAGATGGTGTTCTCACCTTCCCGGCTGTGAATGTTAACGACGCAGACACCAAACATTTCTTTGATAATCGCTACGGTACAGGACAATCAACCCTCGACGGCATTATCCGGGCGACAAATATTCTCTTAGCTGGCAAAACTATTGTTGTTGCTGGTTATGGCTGGTGCGGTAAAGGTACAGCATTACGCGCTCGTGGTTTGGGTGCAAACGTCATTGTCACCGAAATTGACCCCATCAAAGCAATTGAAGCTGTCATGGATGGCTTCCGCGTTTTACCGATGGCTGAAGCTGCACCCCAAGGTGATTTGTTTATTACCGTGACTGGTAACAAGCACGTCATTCGCGGTGAACATTTCGATGTGATGAAAGACGGTGCGATCGTTTGTAACTCCGGTCACTTTGATATCGAACTTGACCTGAAATACTTGGCTAGTCAAGCTGAAGAAATCAAGCTAGTCCGCCCCTTTACCGAACAATATAAACTGAAGAGTGGTAAATCAGTGATTGTTTTGGGTGAAGGACGTTTGGTCAACCTCGCCGCCGCCGAAGGACATCCTAGCGCGGTAATGGATATGAGCTTTGCTAACCAAGCGTTGGCTTGTGAATACTTGGTGAAGAATCAAGGTAAATTGGAACCTGGTTTGCACTCGATTCCTGCCGAAGTAGACCAAGAAATTGCGCGGTTGAAGTTGCAAGCTATTGGTATTAGCATTGATTCCTTAACACCAGATCAAATTGAGTACATCAACTCTTGGACTAGTGGAACTTAA
- a CDS encoding pentapeptide repeat-containing protein: MTKPSFGREKRKITITTTPEGIERAEISLKAYKFDSKTDFAKSQLLSRSVVTKFFECEPIQIDSFTRIREGLSLDWREIAGVTSEELALISDTNDDIEQIDRREIEIEEKQVVIAFHGDVNSVENLIILQSILREYAGYTIKINDFQVGNINLSIQVSEQDIEWLVYLLNSGQLTQINKFPTEDIKILSKRSNKAKWSLVEKIAKPFVTHRSFYLSDVKLKGIDLSDADLSNTDLSDADLSYADLSNADLSNANLSDVSLCNANLRGINLSGAKLWNAKLWFSDLSNADLSNVDLSNADLSYTDLSNANLSNTDLSNANLFDANLSSANLKGANLSGAILSDANLSNTKF; this comes from the coding sequence ATGACAAAACCTAGCTTTGGTAGAGAAAAGAGGAAAATTACCATCACTACCACGCCAGAAGGTATTGAAAGAGCAGAAATATCTTTAAAAGCTTATAAATTTGATTCAAAAACAGACTTTGCGAAATCTCAACTTTTATCTCGTAGTGTGGTGACGAAATTTTTTGAATGTGAACCAATTCAGATTGATTCTTTTACAAGAATACGTGAAGGATTAAGTCTTGATTGGCGAGAAATTGCAGGAGTAACATCTGAGGAATTAGCTCTTATTTCCGATACTAATGATGATATCGAGCAAATAGATCGCCGAGAAATTGAGATAGAGGAAAAACAAGTTGTTATTGCATTTCACGGTGATGTAAATTCAGTTGAAAATTTAATAATTCTGCAATCAATTTTACGAGAATATGCAGGATATACTATAAAAATTAATGATTTTCAAGTTGGTAACATTAATTTATCTATACAAGTTTCTGAACAAGATATTGAATGGCTTGTATATCTTTTGAATTCAGGACAATTAACTCAAATAAACAAGTTTCCTACTGAAGATATCAAAATTTTGAGCAAGCGTTCCAATAAAGCAAAATGGTCTTTAGTAGAGAAAATTGCCAAACCCTTTGTTACTCATAGAAGTTTCTACTTGAGTGATGTCAAGCTGAAAGGTATTGACCTAAGTGATGCTGACCTGAGTAATACCGATTTAAGCGATGCTGACCTAAGTTATGCCGACCTGAGTAACGCCGACTTGAGCAATGCCAACCTCAGCGATGTCAGTCTATGCAATGCCAACCTCAGAGGTATCAACCTGTCAGGTGCCAAACTATGGAATGCTAAACTGTGGTTTAGCGACCTGAGTAATGCAGACCTGAGTAATGTAGACCTGAGTAATGCAGACCTGAGTTATACCGACCTGAGTAATGCCAACCTGAGTAATACTGACCTGAGCAATGCCAACCTGTTCGATGCTAACCTAAGCAGTGCTAACTTAAAAGGTGCCAACCTAAGCGGTGCTATTCTGAGCGATGCCAACCTGAGCAATACTAAATTTTAA
- a CDS encoding Rpn family recombination-promoting nuclease/putative transposase translates to MRRDSIFYKLFQQSPTLLFQLLATPPSNAEAYRFDSVAVKEPKFEIDGVFLPPENQGAGVVYFCEVQFQTDEQLYERVFAESALYFYRNRARFSDWQAVIIYPSRNTEQSDLHPHRSFLNGGQVHRVYLDELGNIRSLPIWVALMVLTTLEENQAPEEARYLLTRTRQEVTEPGSRAIIEMILTIMVYKFEQLTRTEVESMLGITLKETRVYREIKEEVREELTEATTFNLITRQLTKRFGELSEEIRSKIAGLPLPVLEELSEALLDFTSLADLQAWLDQ, encoded by the coding sequence ATGCGTCGAGATTCAATATTTTACAAACTATTTCAACAATCTCCTACACTGTTATTTCAATTATTAGCAACACCACCCAGCAATGCAGAAGCATACCGATTTGATTCAGTAGCCGTCAAAGAACCGAAATTTGAAATTGATGGTGTGTTTCTCCCGCCAGAAAATCAAGGTGCAGGCGTTGTTTACTTCTGTGAAGTGCAATTTCAAACAGATGAACAGCTTTACGAAAGAGTATTTGCTGAGTCTGCACTCTATTTTTACCGCAACCGTGCCAGATTTAGTGATTGGCAAGCAGTCATAATTTATCCATCACGAAATACAGAACAAAGTGATCTTCATCCACATCGCTCATTCCTCAACGGTGGACAAGTGCATCGGGTGTATCTGGATGAATTAGGTAATATTCGCTCTTTACCAATATGGGTGGCGTTAATGGTGCTGACAACGCTAGAAGAAAATCAAGCGCCAGAAGAAGCGAGATATCTTTTAACTAGAACTCGCCAAGAAGTCACAGAGCCAGGGAGTCGCGCCATAATAGAGATGATTCTGACGATTATGGTGTACAAGTTTGAACAATTAACTAGAACAGAGGTTGAGTCAATGTTGGGAATTACGCTCAAAGAAACGAGAGTTTACCGAGAAATTAAAGAAGAAGTTCGAGAAGAACTGACAGAAGCAACAACATTTAATCTGATTACTCGACAGCTAACCAAGCGGTTTGGCGAACTGTCTGAGGAAATTCGCTCTAAAATTGCTGGTTTGCCTTTGCCTGTTCTGGAAGAGTTGAGCGAAGCATTGCTAGATTTTACCAGTTTGGCTGATTTACAGGCTTGGTTAGACCAGTGA
- a CDS encoding glycoside hydrolase family protein has product MKGVEKLIGPIAALLAFICLLQWYIFGDLRSPSDPVFNDNQPPLVMKGGDPYIRALMRTISASEANGNRPYSLLYGGQQVTDLSRHPEICVTIVTGPNTGNCSTAAGRYQIINTTWYNIAPRYHPNPARMVFWTSYSFEPEFQDVVVYRWLNDNQVWGIDISKLLRQGKINDVLRRLSPTWTSLGYGIETNSISNSLPKIYQKMLKEELAAANQPPSVNVAPTP; this is encoded by the coding sequence TTGAAAGGGGTTGAAAAATTAATTGGGCCGATCGCGGCGCTACTGGCTTTTATATGCTTGTTACAGTGGTATATCTTTGGAGACTTGCGATCGCCTTCTGATCCTGTCTTTAATGATAATCAACCACCCCTAGTCATGAAAGGCGGCGACCCCTATATTCGCGCCTTGATGCGAACCATTTCCGCCAGTGAAGCTAATGGGAACCGTCCTTACTCTCTGTTATATGGCGGACAACAAGTTACAGACTTAAGTCGTCACCCAGAAATCTGCGTCACCATCGTTACGGGGCCAAACACAGGTAATTGTTCTACAGCAGCAGGCAGATATCAAATCATCAATACTACTTGGTATAATATTGCACCACGCTATCATCCCAACCCAGCAAGAATGGTGTTTTGGACTTCTTATAGTTTTGAACCAGAATTTCAAGATGTAGTAGTTTATCGTTGGTTAAACGATAATCAAGTTTGGGGTATTGATATTTCTAAACTTTTGCGTCAAGGCAAAATAAATGATGTTTTACGCCGTTTATCTCCGACTTGGACAAGTTTAGGATATGGCATCGAAACAAATTCTATCAGTAATTCTTTACCTAAGATTTATCAGAAAATGTTAAAAGAAGAATTAGCCGCAGCTAATCAACCACCATCAGTAAATGTCGCACCAACGCCTTAA